The genomic interval AAATTGTCAGCGTTGCTCCCAGCTGCTGTCCCACTGCTTTGTGTCACCGCTCACGAcagtttcttctctttcttttctcgtCTTTCCGTGTCTCACTCGCTTTCTTAACTCTTTTTCTCTGactcctcctctttctgttcCCCCTCTCTCGCTACAGCATgtccctcccttcctctttctGTGTCTCTACACCCCCCtcgcctcctcccctccccttttCTCCCCTTCCCTCTTGGCAGCGGTGCCAAAGTGGGCAGGCAGATCGAGGCAAACACAGCACAGGGCAGAGCAGAGGGCGATCCAAAGGCTGGCGAATTGattatgtgtatgtttgtgttttgaagtgTCCTCTGTATGTTCTGTCTGGCGCGCTTGTCTCCGTTTTGGTCATACGCAACTGCAGGTCATGTGAGTGCATTGTGAGTGTGTTGTGGcgcttttctctttttgttgtgcactgtgtgtttgataccgtggcttgtgtgtgtgttgtagggCTGTGTGTGAGCAGACGTCCCTCTGTCACCCTGTGTACGGACAGACGCACTCACGCCAGTAGGAGGGGATTGTGGGAAGGGGGTGTAGCTCTCAGAGGGTGTGCTCTACTCctctcttttcccttcttcccGCCATCACGgccctcttctcctccagtcGTCCGGCCCAGCCCTCGGCTCACGTACAGGCTCCAggtatttttgcttttttatccTGCGACACCTCTTCCCGTCTTTCCCGCTGTCCTATAATCGCTCTCTTCTAGTTCCTCTCGCCCTCCTCTCTATCCTTTATCATGGTCTTCCTCCTGTAAATGTGCCTGCCGTCGTCGGTTGCCACGCTGCACTCCGCTCGCCGCCATTTTGGCTCAATGGACATAGCAGAAGAAACTTTTCTAGAGCTCAGAGGGACCCCTCGACTCCCTGCTGACCATCTTCTTTCTCCTGCCTCCatgatctcttttttttctgtccctgTCCCCTTCTTTCTCGCCCCTCTCTGCTCTCGGGCACCAGGCTCTGATGGTGTGGTGAACCGTCTTTCTGTGGCTTTTCCGTACTGAACAGGTGTCTCTTTGTAGACTGGCAGGAGGAAGGACAGGCCTTCTCGGTTACTTTCTGACCTCAGAGAGGTCGACCGAGCCACAGAgctgttgttgtgttcagtgaCCAGCGCTGAAGAGCTGCACCCACAACAGGACGAGTGAGACACTTTCTTATCATCACGAGCCGTTATGATAGCTCATACGAGGGCAATATTTACTTTGTTTCTCATTCCCCTCACACACTGTTTGCACTTTGAGCCACTGCGAAAGCTCACAtatgtccatgtgtgtgtgagtttagcTAAAGGTGTGACAGATTGTTAATGGTGGCAACTGTAATGTCTGTCTTGTCACACTGCGGCGTAGGCTACTGTGTGTGATACTTACTTCAGAGTAAATTGAGGCAGAAGTGAAACCGAgttccagacagacagacgatgCTGTAAAGAAACAGGCAGGATGATGAGCGAAAATTGCAGTTTAACATTCAAGAAGTAATGTTGCTGTTCTCTCTCATTTTTTCagtaaagctgttttttttccccggtGTGACCTGCCTGTCGCAAAAGATAAGAAATATGCGAGTAGCGTTTGTCCAATTGATGTCTATCTTACTCATTTGTAAGGAAACAGTCACATTATTGGTATTATGCAGCATATTTTGATCATAGTGTGGTGTCAGACACCAATATGCCATGAAACGAAGGTGAAATATCACTCTTTTGCGCTTCGAATTAgataaaacagtaacagtaaatCAATCGACAGCTCGATCAGATCGTTCGACCTACTTTTAGCCAGATTTTTATGCGATTTAATAATTTGAAATATCTGAATGTTGGCTGTACAATTAGCAACTGCTTATTGTCAGTACTGTATCTTGGTCTAAATATGGGTTGGTGTTAAGATGGCGCCTTCGTGCCACGTGTTTAAGAAACCGTGAATATGAGCAGACCCTTTCAATATGGCCTTCACACTTTGTGGGTATACTACTCCTAATTCCTCTGCACAGACCTCGGTCGTTTCAAATTGCTAGGCTGTGGCATTAAGTGGCAAATtgattcataaaaaaaagaactaaaagATCCTCTGTTTACGTATATCGACATGTGACAGTGATGAGAGGAAAATGTTAAGAAAGAAGAAGCtgtagagagaaagagagagaacaagggttacagaggcagaaagagaggTAGGAGTAGGAGAGCTCTTTCCCCGCCCTCTCTTATCCTCAGATGAACTTATTGTGTTGCCTCATAATGTTTCTGAGTTTTTTCTCCTAGAGGCAGTCAGGCTAACTTCCTGCATTCAGCCTCAACatatctgattggttgataTCTTGGCTGACCGGCCGCGGTTTGAAGCGAGGCAACAGGAAGTTTCTCTTCTCATGCAGGAAGCTGCAGCTGTTTCGTACCGACATACACCACTTTGCACTCTTGCACGCATACTGTTTGTATACAGGCTCACACGATATGCATGCACAGCCTCTTTGAAAAGGGAATACctttttgatgtgtgtttgcatatatGCATGATTGCATGTGCATTTGTGTTTATGGCCTGCTCTGTGTGGCATTAGTGAATGCTGTAACATGTGGGCGTGTAGCAACACGCCAGGCCAGGCATCTGAGCTATCAGAAACATTTGAAGCCATGGTAACCACACATCTCATCAGCACATTAGCAAAAGCATAGACaagtggtggagaggagagaggactgagagtgtagatgaagaggaggacagaaacCTTTGATGTATATTTTCTTCATTCAGAGCTTTTAGAAACACAGTTGGAGGATAAACTGCAGCTGAAAGAGcagtgcttctttttttcttcctgcagctAATAACTCATTATCTAtaaagtatataaatatatagtatacatatttttaaatgcatttcaaatgtcGTGGCAAACTAACCCGAGAAACATCCATCATCTGGTATTCAACCTAGCTCCACTTCTTCTGTAGGTGTATACATAGTTGTTGGACACCATGAAAGTCAACACAATGGCTCTCTTATACTGCTGCCTTATCTGGGTCATACTATCTtttcaacaaacacattttgccCGACTTATTTACCTGGCTTTTACGCCTGTGAGTCCAACCATGGTTTACGCaacaaaacagaggagagctggAAGCATTTTCACTGAATTAACGGGCTCGGATAGAACGTGCTTCTTCTGCGTTCTCGGGTCAAGCCACTGCGcagtgttgtgtctgtgtggctgtgtgtaaGTACACGCATATGGCAGCAGATTTCTGTAAACATGCATACATGCGAGCATGAGCCTTGTGCGTTTGCGCCTGGTTAATGAGGATATAGAGAACATCAGAGCGGGCACCATGCCAAGTGGGCACGGAAGAGGCTCAGTGCTCCCGTCCTTCGTCCTTTAATGTAGGAATCAGGCATTCCTCAGGGAGCGGGGCAGATGAGATAGCAGGTATGATAAAATCCCCATAGCGCTCTGTTGAGGATCAGCCCTCCTTCTTCTCGCTGCCAGATGCCTGGACAAATTTTTCCTCTAGATTAAGACACGAGTAAGACAAGACATCCGTTTGCATCTTTTTAACTGTGGGAATTCTTCATCCTGCCATTTATTGTGTGGCATACTTCCTCTGCCAACTCCAGCTCCCCcactgcacctcctcctcctctttgcccaccgccaccaccacctccttcctccctcattGAAATTCTGCCTGGCACACAGACACTGCCCATTCTTGGCACAaagctcagagagagagagagagagagagagagagagagagagagagagagagagagagagaaacacacaagaaCCTGTACCAATCGTCTGGTGCCCCGTCCGTTGTGTCTGCCAAGCATTCATCCCGTCTCGCGGACCAAGGGACCAGGAAATCCAATAGGTATTTCCCTGCCTCTGCTTCCTGCGAAAATCTGCTCCAATTCTGAGGAGTTTTGTTGGCAACTGAGtgcgctgtgtgtgtttggggattTTGCtgattaatttgtgtgtttacGTCGTTTGTATTGGGCGAGAATAACTGCGATGAATCCTTCTATCCTTTCACAgcgaggtggggggggggagctcaCGCCTGTTGTTTCTGTGATATTTTACGTTTAATTAATCGCATGGGCTTTGGCTTGTCAAAGATGGTGCTGTAGCGGTGGTTTTTCATGTATGTAAAATCGCAAAATAAATGGTGGTAATTTTCGTTCAacagacattttgattttgttctTTTAACTTAATCCAAAAAAAAGAGTAGAGTAAGTGAACAATTTATTTGAAACAGCTTGCCTTTTTGATTTCTTGAAAggcttattttgttttcttatttttgagtCGTGGCAGGTTtataaaaatgaatttattttaaaaccaacATTGGATGTTTTACGTCTGAAACACAATCAGTGCTGTTTCTGTGGATACATCTGTTCCAAACTTATTGAAAAGAtctgtggaaaaacacaaaagaaacacatgTAACTGTCACCAAAAGGCAGATTAACTTACTAAAGCAGGAAATTGTTTCCAGAGAAACATACCCTCACAGCAGAGCAGCGTTATCAGGGGGCTAAGAGAGGACAAGGTCCTTGTTTACACGGAATACTGCTAATATGAATTTACTACCATTTAGCCACAATTCTGCTGAGGCAGACGCACAGACAGACGGTCTAATTGCTAGATCAGATTAACTCAATAGGCCACATTTCTCGTCGAAATCTTCAAGATCGTCGCGACTGCCCCACAGGCTCGTGGCATATTTATTGTGAAGcagttgagagaaaaaaattatttgaccCAGCTGAGCTGTGCGTGCCCCTTTTTATGTGCCACATAGACAAAGTCCGCGACCACAGACAACAGTGCCCAATAGAGCTCACATGACTGACCGAGTTTGGCCTCAGTGTTTCCAAAACAGTCGGGAGGTGCATGGCGAACAGGATGCCAATTTTCGCAATTAACCCAGAATCACAGAATTCTCAGCCAGCAtttaatgttaaattttttttgttgttgttgtcactaAGATGTCCTGTTAAATCGGCATTAATATGACCGTGTCGTATCGCATGTTGTCTGCTGCCCTTGTCCTCCAAACACAGCTCCAGTCGGGGGACGTTTCTCGGGGACCAAACAGAGCCCGTAGATCTGTCACTGGCACAGTGGCAGAGTTGGGCATCGTGCCAGCACACCCCCTACCCACACCACCCCCTTCTGTCTGTCTAGTCTTCTGTAATCAGGCTAGCAGGGTCTACTGCATGCTAACTATGGGCCAGTCTGGACCAAGTCTCAGGGGTTGTGACTGTATGCTAATTTATGCAAGCAGTGTACCTCCTAACCCCTTTTTCTGTCTATTTGAGGCCCAGGTCTGGCAATTAGTCTGGCACTCATTAACCCTTCAGTCGCTGCTATGTTAACCTGCTTGCCCATGTCAACCCTTATCCCAGAAGAGTTTAGCAGTTAGTTAGGATGAGTAAGGTCTTTTCTAAGGGAATTTTATAAAAGTTTAAGTCACCAAAAATAGAATCTTCTTGCTCAGTGAGTGCCAAATTTTCGAACCAACCAAATGTTGATAGTATGAGTAAATTCACAGGAACATGGACGGGAACATTTTTCTCTGTGAACGTGCCAGCCGCCTGACAAGTTGTGTTCAAGTTGCTCTCTTACTTTGTACCCGCTGATAATGAGTGTGTCGTCTCGGATCTGTTGGCTTCATCTCTGCTCTTGGCACGCGATCGATTCTCCATCACTCTCGACCGAACAGCTGCTCTTTCTTAATCGTGAGACAGCAggctcggaaaaaaaaaaaaaactcccgaAAGGTAGACCTTATAGTGTTTTTAAGCAGACCTAAAATGGCCGATGTGCGAGACGCCattttgtgtttccttgttGTGTTTTGGGGGGCAGAATCCCAGCCTTGTATTCAATCAGAGGCAGCTGGTGGAAGCCATATTTGCAGGCATCTGTGTGTGTACCTCCGTCTGAGAAGCTGCAGCCAGCCTACACAGGGATAGCCCACTGGAATGAGCTCAGTTTTTGGCAAAAACGGAAACGAATTCCTGGCACAGAGTCGTGCagctctttttctcccccccccttcTTTCGATCACATGCCAGAGTCTCAGGAAGCCAGTGAGTTGTTTGTTGGGCTTTCACACATAAGTGGTCTGACTTTGCGATGTCTGGTTACCGTTAAAttatttgtgtttgatttattttaatggaACAGATTTCTTGAAGACGtaaaggaacaaaacaaaaacgctCGGTCGCTCGGCGAGGATGTGCCAATATGCAAAATCTCACCGGGTCTTCTTTTGTTTAGAAGTGATAAACGTTTCTCCGAATCTTGGCAGATGAAGACTTGCAGTCATGAAGCACCCGCAGCTTTTAGCCCTAAGTCGTGATTTTGAACTGTTTCCAGGAACGAAAACAAAGAATTACACACGGAGATAAACCTGAATTATACGATTACACGTTTTTTGTGCGGGGACCGAATTTGAACACATCGACAATGTAAATGTACACCTCTAAAGTTTTTAACCTTGCATGTATTTTACAGAGAAGAATCGTTTAATAAGATaaccctctctgtctctttttctgtgtaCCATTGCAGGAGAGTTACCTTTGCGGATCTTTGATGTTGAAGCAACGTGGATGCTGTCCTTGGGGCTGAGGTAGTAGATTGAATAGTTGTGGGGTTGTGCAACCTCTTTTTGAGATAACTATACAATCTACTGTCTTTCCCAAGGAGACAGCTGAGTCAGCCACTCGCAGACTGTCATCTCCAGATGGGCAATCATGCCGTCCAATCAAAACATATGCTTGCAGCAATCAACATAATACACTGTGACaagcattgtttgttttttttcctgtgctaGAGCAGGTGAAAGAGGTTTCATGCTCCCGAACCGGATGTGAACGTGTGGCGTGTTTGATTTGGGCTCTGTCAGGGTGAGGTAGTAGGTTGTATAGTTTGGTGGGTGGGATTGCAGCCTGCTCAGGTGATAACTATACAGTCTATTGCCTTCCCTGAGGAGTTCGCTGAACACTCATCAATCTTCGACACACTCTCACGGCTGAGCACCACATTTATTCTGAGATTTTCAGGGAAAAAAATCGCTGATATGTGCTGCTAAAGGTTAGCGATGCATTGATTGAAGCTGTCAAATTAGTTTCTCAAAAGTATGTAAACATCTCAATAAAGTCATGCCTGCCTCAAATCAGTTGTCCTATAATCCGTGAATCTGATCTTGACTTTGTTTGTCGTCACCTACTGCACTTCTGCTGGTGTCAtggtcagcagcagctgttgggTTTGTCAGTCTAGGGCACCCTCTAGTGGACACTCATGAGATCGCTTGGACTTAAATAAAGTTTGCAAGGGAACCAAACACTACTAGTGTGGATTTCACTCAAACAATTACAGCTGTGTGCAAGTTCTAAGTTGATTATCTGTCAAAAGCCTCAAAGTGATGGTCAAATTTTCTGACAGTCTCATGAATGCAAACCTCCAACATATTACGTAAAATGACCTTTGTTAGCGTGTGGTCTTCCCTCCTGATccaaatgtctgtgtgtgagtggctCGGCTGCTTGTTCTTGATCGGGGAACTTGCTCAACCCCTTGGCAACAGTTTGTGTTCACGAGGAAGCGTCTCCATATTTGATTGTAAGCCTGTTGTATCTTTGGGATGCGATAAGCATAGACCACAGGGTTGACTGCTGAGTTGGCATGAGACAGGAGAATACCTGGAAAAATGGATTTGTCACTGTCAGATTTCACTGTTGGTAAGTATCTTGCATATGTGTGACatatagaaaagaaaatcctctGTCATTTATAAGGACTAGAAAAGCCACCTGCCTGTATAGAGCGTCCACTGCGGGACGGCCTCAGGACCGTGAAACAGCAACAGACAGTTCATCAGGTGCAGAGGAATCCAGCAGATGGCAAACAAAATGAGAACCAGAGCCAAGGAGCAGGCCAGCCTCTTCTCCCTGAGCAGAGAAGCCTGGGCTTGAGGACAGCTCTCCTTCAAACGGCCCTGTAGGCTCCAGAAGATTCGAGCGTAGAGCAGGGTCATGACCAGCAGGGGCACCATGACACATCCCAGGAAGTTGAAGTAGACCATGAACGGGAGGGAGATAACTGAGAGGAAGGTGCAGGGTGGAGAGGTGATGGAAGGGGAGGTTGCGTTGGTAAAGTCGGACGGTAGAGAGGAATCATTGCGCCAGCCAAACAGAGGGGTGAACCCCAGTAGGCAGGAAAGAGTCCAGCACAGAGACACGGCCGTCCATGAACGCTTCTGCGTGGCCAGGGCTTTGTATCTGAGGGTGAGGGTTGTAAGAAAGAGGGAGTGAAAGAGAGGTGATTAGTCAGCCATATTCAGATGGTTTTCCTACCTGCAATCTGGTTTTTCACAGTGGAAACACACGCAGAAATATATCACTACAGACCAAACCATGTAATCTCAATTAATGCCCTCAGCAGTGGCACATGACGCAACTCAGATTTCATCACTGGTAGCTGACCACCAGTAAATGGTTCAAACAAAAGAtatgttaaagcaacattatgttttatgttttattactttttttatcttaaaataacagtttcagAATAGTGTTGATGGTAAAGTGTCGTGTAATGGGGTgagtggtgtctctgtctcagccactccgcccccGTATCACTTGTTTCTGTACGATGTAACCTCAGTtagagggtcggatcacagggtgtttacttcaacataaaagttttcaacacataacattttaatgacatgaattttgtttgtagttagcaacTACATGTCGTGACAGAGTtgggatttgtatttaaaaCAGTGGTggtgcactcagaaactgtggggggcgccaaatcgcacaaaatgccaatttctacataatgttgctttaagttgtTTAACGCTGCCGGACTGTGGATGTCTTGTGAAGGACTTGAGTCGGGAGTTTCCACCACAGTCCAACTGATGTGACTCACGCGCGTTCTCATGTGCCGACATCTCCCGctgaacacaataaaacacatttataattgTCACAagtcttctttttctctgctctgaaTCACAGGTCATAAGTTGTCAGCTAGTAAGCAGATATTTGCTAAAAGGCCACAGTAACAtgaaaggagacatattatgctaattttcaggatgataattttattttgggttaccaCTAGAATtgatttacatgctttaatgttcaaaaacacatcaattttcttatactgtccagtgctgcagcactgtattccccctaggtctgaaatgctctgttttaacTCCTGTTTCCTTAAGGCCCCTCCAgtttcctctgattggtcagctcacacatgcttgacaacaacaaagcagctttgCAAAATCACGTCCTCTTGCCAaactaggcataaattatgcacatttttgacatagtgacatagtgtgatgtcacagtgtcacagaattaaaggcgggactactgatgaggcgttttatgagcagtgtttcctgtgggagaaaggagctTCAATTGGTGCTTcaacctttttaactttcaagatcttttacatgccaAAGAACATATGTAATACACTGTAGGAAAGGAAATGATGTAAAAGCaaaataggtctcctttaaatggCTAGCGGTAGTAAAATTAGCAATGctatcagtgtttgtttttgtgtcccCATTAAGCATTGCTCTTAAAATATCATGTCATCCCCTTCAAAGTTGCTATTAGAATGGCTCCTACCTGAGCGGTGTGTGTAATCGGAGGTATCGGTCCACGGCGATAGCGAGCAGCGACAGCACAGAGGCCTGAGTCAGCACCAGTACAACGCAGCTGAGGAGCAgacacaggtcagaggtcacactcACCCAGCCATCTAGTAGCACAGCCAGCGGCACAGCAGCCACGCCCACCAGGAAGTCAGCCACCGCTAGGGAGATGAGGAAGCAGAAGGTCGGCTCCCGCAGGGAATCTCTGATACCaatacacacagcacacaccacCAACACATTGCCAAGACAACAGGCCACAGCAATCAGCACTTCTAGGGCCGTGTAAGCCACCCAACTCCACTCAGCCATCACTGAAGACGATTGAGACCGTGGAAGATAGATGAGCTATGAAGTTTGATATAGCAGGTCTCCTTGAAGGCTGTGGACAGGTGGGATGAATTCCACAGTGGAGTTGAATCCAACATAATCCTGTGTTTGCTTCTCAGATAGCGTGTTCCTGCTTTCAGGCTTCAAATGACCCAAAAAACATCCGAACAGATGCTTTTTATACGCAAACAGGCGTGCACTCCATGGAGACACCATCTGTATTTCATCAGTTGGTTGAAAATCATTTCTCACACTGATGAATGTGACTCAGTAGCTTTAGAGGAGAGGATTGTCTGAATGAGCCATTTCCTCATAGGTCAGGgtgacactaaaataaacatcacaataaatagtacatttattgttttttaaacttaagttaatagttatttcagtgttaacaaacaataaaatgacaatttaaCAAGCACTTGTAAGGGTTTTATAAACAGATTTATAGATGAACTACTAAGTATAATAGACAGCAGTTATgacataaaaattaaaaattggtttataaagcatcctattgtttgttaacagtgaattATAAAGTTCGGAGAAAGTACAAATCATTTGCTTGAGCAAAAGCAGTAATACTACCAAGTAGAAATACTTAATAATAAGTAAAGCAAAATTTGCTTAAAATATTTAGCGTGTGTCAATTTGGTGCCATATTTTGGTATGTATTATATTATAGATGAATCCATGTGTAAGCAGCACTTTAATATGATGTTGGTTTAAACTGATTTCAACTACTCTACATGCAgttggggattttttttcaccaatgCAACAAATCTAATTCTGCAAAGTATCAAGTAACCAGTCATGGAAAGATACAAGACAAGACAGATAACAGTACAGTTACTTTTCTGAAATATAACTAAATTATTAAAACTACTGGTATTAAAATGATACTTGAGGAAAAGCACAAAGTATATATCTTAAATTCTACTCAGAGTATTAATTACTTTGGAACTGTTGTTTGATATGTTGTCAACAGCAGTGTTCGACCAAAgggtttttctgtttctccaaaTCTTCGTCGTGGTCATCTCTCCAAACCTGGACCTGCTGCAGtttgtgatcagacagcctcaTTGTCTTCAAAAATGGCTGATAAAAGGTTTAGATATTAATTCAAATTGTACAcaattatgattttaaaagtaactacAGTAAGTAGATGATACATGATGCAATGTATACTTACTCACAAGTAAAATTACGGACTTgcaaaaaatctaattaaagtAGAAGAACCCAGTAAACCGACTTAATAACAGTGACCTCGATAGTTGTAATCAGTTGCTTCCACCTAAAGCTGTCACATAAATGAAGAGGAGTATAAGGTACAACATTACCAACCTCAAGTACCTCAAAATCTTACCTCAGTAATACTTGAGttaatgtatgtatttattttccacCACTGCTGTAGGTATGTCATACCAGAACAAGTCAGTGAATAGTCAGGAATGTTTATTGATATTATGTAATTTTCTCCTGTGTCATTTGGTTTCCAATGTACGTGTGTGGCCCCATCATTTGACTATGAAAATTAAATTGCTTTACTTTGGCAACTCTGTACTAGAAAGTAATActcaacatctgtgtgtgtgtgtgtgtgtgtgtgtgtgtgcgtgtgtgtgtgtgtgtgtatgtgtgtgtcctgctgctgtgtgtgttgtgtgctggGGGACTTTGTAGATGTTACTGATTGATAGGTCTGTTTTCAAGGGTGTTTTTTTAGTGCATGCTAGCTTTGCATACAATTTtggcaatgtgtgtgtttgtgcgggtctgtatgtgtgtttatggcGGTCGGTATTTACTTCTGATACTTACTATACAGTATGTCTTTGTTCacatatatagatagatagatagaccaAGTACATTAAGTATTCTGAAAGTAACTTCATATTTATTCAGTCATCTTAAGAAAGACATTTAAACAAACAGATCATGTATACGCAAACTAATTTCTTCAAGAAGTCTACACGATGACCTTGTATCTGCTGAATATCTGCAACAcagaatcacaaaaaaaaaaaacaacagaaaaacaaaagagaaaaccacaacttttattttaagttCTACTTATGAAGTAGATATCATGTGATAACCTTTTAGATTTACGTACAGTATGTTTTAATGCCAGTCGACTTTTCACACATTGCCAATCCAGTGATTTTGTTTACGCCATCTCCAATATGGCTCCGTCCAATAGTGTTTCATCTCCTGGCCTTTAAAATACTCAgtattcatttgttttctacATATCATAGAATTAGAATCAGCACCAAGGAAGACCACAGTGTTGAATATCCATCGTGCCTATCCCACTTCCATGCTTATATAAATTGGCCTTCATGCTCCCTACACTAAGTCTCCTTGTAGGCCTCTCAGTGTCTTCTCATCGAAGCGGTATGTCAgcttcctcttcaccttctGGATCTCCCCTGTGCGGGAGTAGTTCCTCAGCGCCCGCGCCATCTTTTGGTAGGTCATAGTCTTGCGGTTGCCCTTTCGCCGGCCCCACAACTGCGCCAGGCGCTCCTTGTTCTGGGAGGAGAACTGGAACGTGCCGGCGGAGGACTGGACCCACCAGATGCAGCTCCGCATCGATGGCGTCTGCAGCATCTCGAACAGGAACTGGAACAAGCGCTCCTTCCTCTTTCCTGCAAAGAAGGAAGGGGATGTAAACACAAATGTGAGGTGATAGTGAGTCattcatgtgtgtctgtgtgaaaaaGCACATGGAAGTTTGGTGAAGATTTGTATTGTTGAGAGTTTTGGTGCACATGTGGAGATGTGTGCGTGGATACCTGAGAGTGGGGCGAGTGGCAGGGAGTCTCTGTCCTTCCTGCCCTCTCTGTCAGATGACGGTGACGGTGAATCTTGGTACTGGGAGCTACTAGACCGGGAGTCTGAGTCAGTGTATGCAGGCGGTTCATATGAATATGCTGAATATGCAACATGGTCCTGGAAACATATGGATTATTCACAAATGTGACTCACAATTCCCAATTAGAGTCAATCACAAAAGTCTAAATTCTGCGTCGAAATCCTGTAAATGTGTCACACAGCGATGTGGTGTTGTATTCAGCTTTGAAGGAGGTAATGAAGCTTTAATTTACAGAGAGATTGAAGTTCTTGAACTCACCCAGTGGTTGTCATGGGGACTAGTCCAGGCTGGAGGCAGGGCTTGATCTTTATATTCATCGTTTGGAGTATGAGAGCCACAGTACCATTTATACGGGTGCTGACCTAAGTAGCTATTCACTGTGGACAAACAGGCATAGGATGAtaaatgataacaaaaaaatcatcctattatcatgtttttttttttttttatcagcatcACACTAACCTGTGATCCTGGTGGCCTGGTgcgagtgtgtatgtgtctgttgccCCACGGCGTTTGGAGGTGACGCCGGCGTGCGTGCGGGCTGGACTTCTAGCGAGTGCTCCTGCAGGTACTCCTCGATGACCTCCAGATCCACCTcgggacaggaggagggggcCACTCCGCTCCAGG from Sparus aurata chromosome 7, fSpaAur1.1, whole genome shotgun sequence carries:
- the LOC115584821 gene encoding adenosine receptor A3, which codes for MAEWSWVAYTALEVLIAVACCLGNVLVVCAVCIGIRDSLREPTFCFLISLAVADFLVGVAAVPLAVLLDGWVSVTSDLCLLLSCVVLVLTQASVLSLLAIAVDRYLRLHTPLRYKALATQKRSWTAVSLCWTLSCLLGFTPLFGWRNDSSLPSDFTNATSPSITSPPCTFLSVISLPFMVYFNFLGCVMVPLLVMTLLYARIFWSLQGRLKESCPQAQASLLREKRLACSLALVLILFAICWIPLHLMNCLLLFHGPEAVPQWTLYTGILLSHANSAVNPVVYAYRIPKIQQAYNQIWRRFLVNTNCCQGVEQVPRSRTSSRATHTQTFGSGGKTTR
- the LOC115584818 gene encoding transcription factor Spi-B, producing METMAYVTEIGLSGERGAWSGVAPSSCPEVDLEVIEEYLQEHSLEVQPARTPASPPNAVGQQTHTHSHQATRITVNSYLGQHPYKWYCGSHTPNDEYKDQALPPAWTSPHDNHWDHVAYSAYSYEPPAYTDSDSRSSSSQYQDSPSPSSDREGRKDRDSLPLAPLSGKRKERLFQFLFEMLQTPSMRSCIWWVQSSAGTFQFSSQNKERLAQLWGRRKGNRKTMTYQKMARALRNYSRTGEIQKVKRKLTYRFDEKTLRGLQGDLV